The following coding sequences are from one Lasioglossum baleicum chromosome 18, iyLasBale1, whole genome shotgun sequence window:
- the LOC143217938 gene encoding threonylcarbamoyladenosine tRNA methylthiotransferase, whose amino-acid sequence MPAPCEDIIEDIEDLISSQDITPKERYSSRKTVTVRSKKKQLTEEVPQPPILNSVVPGTQIIYIKTWGCTHNSSDSEYIAGQLSAYGYKLTENKNEADLWLLNSCTVKSPAEDHFRNEIEAGKKLGKHVVVAGCVPQGAPKSSFLQGLSIIGVQQIDRVVEVVEETLKGNTVRFLQQKKESGKKKGGASLSLPKVRRNPLIEIIAINTGCLNQCTYCKTKHARGELGSYPPEEIIGRAKQAFDEGVCELWLTSEDTGTYGRDIGTSLPELLWKLVEVVPDGCMIRVGMTNPPYIMEHLEEMSKILSHSKVYSFLHIPVQSGSDQVLSDMKREYTKADFETVVNFLRERVPGLTIATDIICGFPTEMEDDFEETMKLCEQYKFPSLFINQFFPRPGTPAARMRMVPTQQVKKRTKRLSEFFQSYSPYDNNRIGLVQDVLVTELSHDKKHYVGHNKFYEQVLVPLKESYLGKMVKVKIVETTKYSMKGEPISKGTSPALKPFLPMKAVSGLPVEMKPSRFRVAAILMIFLAVICRILWKFLMV is encoded by the exons ATGCCAGCACCGTGCGAAGATATCATTGAAGACATAGAGGACCTAATATCCTCGCAAGACATTACACCAAAAGAACGCTACAGCTCAAGGAAAACAGTAACAGTCCGCTCCAAAAAGAAGCAATTAACAGAGGAAGTACCGCAACCCCCAATACTTAACAGTGTTGTACCAGGAACTCAAATAATCTACATAAAAACCTGGGGATGCACTCATAATAGCTCTGACAGCGAGTACATAGCTGGTCAGCTATCTGCCTATGGCTATAAACTAACGGAAAACAAAAATGAGGCCGACTTGTGGCTTCTAAACTCGTGTACTGTAAAATCTCCTGCAGAGGATCACTTCAGGAATGAAATAGAAGCAGGCAAAAAATTGGGCAAGCATGTTGTTGTGGCTGG ATGTGTGCCACAAGGAGCACCGAAATCGTCCTTCCTCCAAGGCCTCAGTATAATCGGTGTACAACAAATCGACAGAGTAGTAGAAGTGGTTGAAGAAACTCTAAAAGGCAACACGGTTCGTTTTCTACAACAGAAAAAGGAGTCTGGGAAGAAAAAGGGTGGAGCTTCGCTGAGTCTACCCAAAGTGCGCAGGAATCCGCTGATAGAAATCATAGCAATCAACACAGGATGCTTAAATCAGTGTACATATTGCAAAACTAAACACGCAAGAGGTGAACTGGGAAGCTATCCTCCAGAGGAAATCATTGGAAGAGCGAAACAAGCTTTCGACGAGGGAGTTTGTGAGCTGTGGCTAACTTCCGAGGACACAGGAACCTATGGCAGAGATATTGGTACCAGTTTGCCAGAATTACTATGGAAACTTGTTGAAGTAGTACCTGATGGATGCATGATTCGAGTAGGAATGACAAATCCACCATACATAATGGAACATTTGGAGGAAATGAGCAAAATCTTGAGTCATTCGAAGGTGTACAGTTTCCTGCACATTCCTGTGCAGTCTGGAAGCGATCAGGTGCTGTCCGATATGAAAAGAGAATACACAAAGGCTGACTTCGAAACTGTTGTCAATTTTCTTAGGGAACGTGTTCCAGGCTTAACAATCGCTACCGACATTATCTGTGGATTTCCGACAGAGATGGAAGATGACTTTGAGGAGACAATGAAATTGTGTGAGCAGTATAAATTCCCTAGTTTGTTTATCAACCAGTTTTTCCCCAGACCCGGCACTCCGGCTGCCAGGATGCGAATGGTTCCAACGCAGCAGGtgaaaaaaagaacgaaaaggCTGTCTGAATTTTTTCAGTCATACTCTCCTTACGATAATAACAGGATAGGACTGGTTCAAGATGTTCTGGTTACTGAGCTGTCACATGATAAAAAGCATTATGTTGGGCATAACAAGTTTTACGAGCAGGTTTTGGTGCCTTTGAAAGAGTCGTACTTAGGGAAAATGGTTAAAGTGAAAATTGTGGAGACGACCAAGTATTCTATGAAAGGAGAGCCCATAAGCAAAGGAACTTCTCCAGCATTGAAACCGTTTTTACCTATGAAAGCTGTTTCAGGACTCCCTGTGGAGATGAAACCATCAAGATTTAGGGTCGCTGCTATCCTAATGATTTTCCTTGCTGTGATCTGTAGGATTTTATGGAAGTTTTTGATGGTCTGA
- the LOC143217936 gene encoding uncharacterized protein LOC143217936 isoform X1, producing the protein MRWGAVLYLLSLMLFSLANLCWAFVDTRGCNRTVRNSVGWIRWTGRMGRCVIRIRAPPRDPQVIELKVRRLQVGFLKDTKCEGAYIQLSEDTDELEDESGRYCGHVTGNVTRLFLRKGPNLTITMDSDAKFAAENPVMFSAQFSILPAQLAIERHRGFSPSSSSDCPLECAVRKDRRTCRLSSPGYPGVYPRGIRCRIALESGMGRFKIGGQPEDLFDLMNRTSQDSCQTENCEQHVEIVAEVEKTRVSRSSGGYLSQIEPVRRARSPDQEEELEFIIGQTSRKLRRGRNNRRRQKKARKEAAGSKASLNSHGKGAVKDVRTSAEDVSPSIPGSRLAGGYRDQDARSVTVQKRLRHPQRVHKKSMGSINPKRNPYRDLQDVSDVQILPDGTHEMGRKRVSQEKVTLLQIPEYRYIRRGRMQEKLGSSSCVGDYLSLQENVDGKIFEISKFCGDGHIPRILSRGRNVIIEFFAEQDGTIMHDGFQLSLQETEEPAGVKHDRNCEFVYRSTERTRENIKSLQSWYPPNTLCSYKFIGRASEKISIHMKIIRNEADQDYINQKQNLSMKYCTGNEIAVYNGIEANNSVLMWSYCDVSHQDINNIQVPLTSTGKELLIQYYSARGSYDGQEFIYTISYRFTKKPQNSTTRRQVQDDFKLISLRPVNFSALNLSDSENCNCDFGDRIGSFKNWFMVLVVLGIVSFLGAVLTIVALLAKCIKMRSMEKKLLQTPKL; encoded by the exons ATGAGATGGGGCGCTGTGCTGTACCTGCTTTCGCTGATGCTCTTCTCGCTGGCCAATCTTTGCTGGGCCTTCGTCGATACACGAG GATGCAATCGGACTGTCAGAAACTCTGTCGGATGGATACGATGGACGGGACGTATGGGAAGATGTGTCATCAGGATCAGGGCACCACCGAGAGACCCACAG GTGATAGAATTGAAAGTTCGGAGGTTGCAAGTTGGCTTTCTGAAAGATACTAAATGCGAGGGTGCTTATATTCAATTGTCCGAGGACACTGATGAACTTGAGGACGAGTCTGGACGATACTGTGGACATGTGACCGGAAATGTGACCAG GTTGTTCCTGAGGAAGGGGCCGAACCTGACGATAACGATGGACTCAGACGCGAAGTTCGCAGCCGAGAACCCAGTTATGTTCTCAGCCCAGTTCTCGATCCTGCCAGCTCAACTAGCCATTGAACGCCATCGCGGTTTTTCCCCGTCTTCATCGTCAGACTGTCCTCTAGAATGTGCCGTCCGAAAAGACAGGAGAACCTGCAGACTATCATCCCCAGGGTATCCAGGCGTGTACCCTCGCGGTATCAGATGCAGGATCGCCCTGGAATCGGGAATGGGTCGGTTTAAAATCGGTGGGCAACCCGAGGACCTGTTCGACCTGATGAACCGCACGTCCCAAGACAGCTGTCAGACTGAGAACTGCGAGCAGCATGTGGAAATAGTGGCGGAAGTGGAGAAGACGAGGGTCTCCAGGTCTTCCGGAGGCTATCTATCGCAAATTGAGCCGGTCAGAAGAGCCAGGAGCCCGGACCAGGAGGAGGAGCTTGAATTTATCATCGGGCAGACGTCGCGCAAGTTAAGGAGAGGCAGAAATAATCGGCGTAGGCAGAAGAAAGCGAGGAAAGAAGCCGCTGGATCAAAGGCTTCGCTCAATTCCCACGGAAAAGGGGCTGTCAAGGACGTCCGGACGTCTGCCGAGGACGTCTCCCCAAGTATACCAGGCTCCAGACTAGCCGGCGGCTATCGTGATCAGGATGCTCGGTCGGTAACTGTCCAGAAACGACTCCGTCACCCGCAACGCGTCCATAAGAAGTCCATGGGATCGATAAACCCCAAGAGGAATCCTTATCGAGATCTACAGGACGTGTCTGACGTGCAGATTCTCCCTGACGGAACGCACGAAATGGGTAGAAAGAGGGTCAGTCAAGAAAAAGTCACCCTCTTGCAG ATTCCCGAGTACCGCTACATCAGGAGGGGTCGTATGCAGGAGAAATTAGGCAGCAGTAGCTGCGTGGGTGACTACCTCTCTCTTCAGGAAAATGTAGATGGTAAAATCTTCGAAATCTCAAAATTCTGCGGTGACGGTCACATACCTCGGATCCTCTCGCGTGGAAGAAACGTCATCATTGAATTCTTTGCTGAGCAAGATGGCACTATCATGCACGACGGGTTCCAATTATCACTTCAAGAAACCGAGGAACCAGCTGGTGTCAAACATGACAGGAACTGCGAGTTTGTATACAGAAGCACTGAACGCACTAGGGAGAACATCAAGTCCCTGCAGAGCTGGTATCCTCCAAATACCCTGTGCAGCTATAAATTCATTGGAAGAGCATCGGAAAAGATTTCTATCCACATGAAGATTATCAGGAATGAAGCAGACCAGGACTACATTAATCAAAAACAGAATCTTTCAATGAAATATTGCACTGGGAATGAGATTGCTGTCTACAATGGCATAGAG GCAAACAACAGCGTCCTGATGTGGTCCTACTGTGATGTGTCCCACCAAGACATCAACAACATCCAAGTCCCCCTAACATCCACTGGAAAAGAACTATTAATTCAATACTATAGTGCGAGGGGTTCGTACGATGGTCAAGAGTTCATCTACACCATATCCTATAGGTTCACCAAGAAGCCTCAGAACTCCACAACCAGGAGACAAGTCCAGGACGattttaaactaatttccctCAGGCCAGTCAACTTCTCGGCTCTTAACCTCAGCGACAGTGAGAACTGCAACTGCGACTTTGGAGACAGAATAGGCAGCTTCAAGAACTGGTTCATGGTCCTGGTAGTTCTTGGCATTGTGTCCTTCCTCGGTGCTGTTCTCACTATCGTTGCACTGCTCGCCAAGTGTATCAAAATGAGATCGATGGAAAAGAAACTCCTTCAGACCCCTAAACTGTGA
- the LOC143217936 gene encoding uncharacterized protein LOC143217936 isoform X2, whose product MGRCVIRIRAPPRDPQVIELKVRRLQVGFLKDTKCEGAYIQLSEDTDELEDESGRYCGHVTGNVTRLFLRKGPNLTITMDSDAKFAAENPVMFSAQFSILPAQLAIERHRGFSPSSSSDCPLECAVRKDRRTCRLSSPGYPGVYPRGIRCRIALESGMGRFKIGGQPEDLFDLMNRTSQDSCQTENCEQHVEIVAEVEKTRVSRSSGGYLSQIEPVRRARSPDQEEELEFIIGQTSRKLRRGRNNRRRQKKARKEAAGSKASLNSHGKGAVKDVRTSAEDVSPSIPGSRLAGGYRDQDARSVTVQKRLRHPQRVHKKSMGSINPKRNPYRDLQDVSDVQILPDGTHEMGRKRVSQEKVTLLQIPEYRYIRRGRMQEKLGSSSCVGDYLSLQENVDGKIFEISKFCGDGHIPRILSRGRNVIIEFFAEQDGTIMHDGFQLSLQETEEPAGVKHDRNCEFVYRSTERTRENIKSLQSWYPPNTLCSYKFIGRASEKISIHMKIIRNEADQDYINQKQNLSMKYCTGNEIAVYNGIEANNSVLMWSYCDVSHQDINNIQVPLTSTGKELLIQYYSARGSYDGQEFIYTISYRFTKKPQNSTTRRQVQDDFKLISLRPVNFSALNLSDSENCNCDFGDRIGSFKNWFMVLVVLGIVSFLGAVLTIVALLAKCIKMRSMEKKLLQTPKL is encoded by the exons ATGGGAAGATGTGTCATCAGGATCAGGGCACCACCGAGAGACCCACAG GTGATAGAATTGAAAGTTCGGAGGTTGCAAGTTGGCTTTCTGAAAGATACTAAATGCGAGGGTGCTTATATTCAATTGTCCGAGGACACTGATGAACTTGAGGACGAGTCTGGACGATACTGTGGACATGTGACCGGAAATGTGACCAG GTTGTTCCTGAGGAAGGGGCCGAACCTGACGATAACGATGGACTCAGACGCGAAGTTCGCAGCCGAGAACCCAGTTATGTTCTCAGCCCAGTTCTCGATCCTGCCAGCTCAACTAGCCATTGAACGCCATCGCGGTTTTTCCCCGTCTTCATCGTCAGACTGTCCTCTAGAATGTGCCGTCCGAAAAGACAGGAGAACCTGCAGACTATCATCCCCAGGGTATCCAGGCGTGTACCCTCGCGGTATCAGATGCAGGATCGCCCTGGAATCGGGAATGGGTCGGTTTAAAATCGGTGGGCAACCCGAGGACCTGTTCGACCTGATGAACCGCACGTCCCAAGACAGCTGTCAGACTGAGAACTGCGAGCAGCATGTGGAAATAGTGGCGGAAGTGGAGAAGACGAGGGTCTCCAGGTCTTCCGGAGGCTATCTATCGCAAATTGAGCCGGTCAGAAGAGCCAGGAGCCCGGACCAGGAGGAGGAGCTTGAATTTATCATCGGGCAGACGTCGCGCAAGTTAAGGAGAGGCAGAAATAATCGGCGTAGGCAGAAGAAAGCGAGGAAAGAAGCCGCTGGATCAAAGGCTTCGCTCAATTCCCACGGAAAAGGGGCTGTCAAGGACGTCCGGACGTCTGCCGAGGACGTCTCCCCAAGTATACCAGGCTCCAGACTAGCCGGCGGCTATCGTGATCAGGATGCTCGGTCGGTAACTGTCCAGAAACGACTCCGTCACCCGCAACGCGTCCATAAGAAGTCCATGGGATCGATAAACCCCAAGAGGAATCCTTATCGAGATCTACAGGACGTGTCTGACGTGCAGATTCTCCCTGACGGAACGCACGAAATGGGTAGAAAGAGGGTCAGTCAAGAAAAAGTCACCCTCTTGCAG ATTCCCGAGTACCGCTACATCAGGAGGGGTCGTATGCAGGAGAAATTAGGCAGCAGTAGCTGCGTGGGTGACTACCTCTCTCTTCAGGAAAATGTAGATGGTAAAATCTTCGAAATCTCAAAATTCTGCGGTGACGGTCACATACCTCGGATCCTCTCGCGTGGAAGAAACGTCATCATTGAATTCTTTGCTGAGCAAGATGGCACTATCATGCACGACGGGTTCCAATTATCACTTCAAGAAACCGAGGAACCAGCTGGTGTCAAACATGACAGGAACTGCGAGTTTGTATACAGAAGCACTGAACGCACTAGGGAGAACATCAAGTCCCTGCAGAGCTGGTATCCTCCAAATACCCTGTGCAGCTATAAATTCATTGGAAGAGCATCGGAAAAGATTTCTATCCACATGAAGATTATCAGGAATGAAGCAGACCAGGACTACATTAATCAAAAACAGAATCTTTCAATGAAATATTGCACTGGGAATGAGATTGCTGTCTACAATGGCATAGAG GCAAACAACAGCGTCCTGATGTGGTCCTACTGTGATGTGTCCCACCAAGACATCAACAACATCCAAGTCCCCCTAACATCCACTGGAAAAGAACTATTAATTCAATACTATAGTGCGAGGGGTTCGTACGATGGTCAAGAGTTCATCTACACCATATCCTATAGGTTCACCAAGAAGCCTCAGAACTCCACAACCAGGAGACAAGTCCAGGACGattttaaactaatttccctCAGGCCAGTCAACTTCTCGGCTCTTAACCTCAGCGACAGTGAGAACTGCAACTGCGACTTTGGAGACAGAATAGGCAGCTTCAAGAACTGGTTCATGGTCCTGGTAGTTCTTGGCATTGTGTCCTTCCTCGGTGCTGTTCTCACTATCGTTGCACTGCTCGCCAAGTGTATCAAAATGAGATCGATGGAAAAGAAACTCCTTCAGACCCCTAAACTGTGA